Genomic window (Zymoseptoria tritici IPO323 chromosome 1, whole genome shotgun sequence):
CGCCTACGTTGTGGTATGCGGTGATCTTCTCGATTGCTGCTTGCGTGTCTTTGTTGATGATGCCGCGTTGGAAGATCCATTTCAGACCGCGGCGTTGGACCTCGTTAGTGAGATGCTTCCAGGTGAGATAATTGACGTCGGACCACTGACGAAGTTCAGGGAGGGGAAGAGGATGGCCGCTAGCGAGGTGAATTGGTTAGCCTTGAACGTCTACGAAAAGCAATCAGAATGCCGTTGGAGCACAGTACTAACTTCTCGTCTTCCCACGGGATCTGGCTGCCGCGAGCTTTCTCGACCTGATACGCAGGACCAGCGTTGTCGTTGGCCATCAGAATGCCATAGTCTGGCCAGTAGACATTGATGTACTGCCCGTTGGTGATCTGTTCAAGGTCGTCAGTACATAGTATTGCGCTCATCTCAACGGCCTGCGAGCGGCATATCATACGGGATAGGTCGTGCCATCGATGACACGCTCGTGCCAATGGTACCATTCGACATTCGCCGCTGGAAGGAGCAGTTCTGGCACACCCAGACCTGGTACCTGAATCAAGTGTTAGCGTTTACTTTCATGCCGTCATCTACTCGATAACTCCAACGTACAATGTCGGACGCGAAGGACATGTATGCCCAGCGTTGGCTAGTCTCATGTCCCTGCCAGCCCCATTCCTCCATGGAAGCGTAGTCGGTCCATCGCGAAACAGCAAGAGGACCGGCTAGAAGGGGGTCGTCCAGATAGCAGAGGAGCGTCTcgcctttcttcttctcgttttCAACATCCAAGGGCGTCTTGTTGAAGATGGGTGGAACGGAAGTGAAGTTGGAGTCGAGGTCTAGACGTCTGCGCTCAAGATCATCGCTTTGATCGGACCAGGCGTGGACGCTGGTGGTCGTGCTGATCTCGTCTGATGCATGGTCACTGGGACGTTGGTGAATGTTGGCGAGGTCGAGCTCCGATGCCGAGAatgagtggtggtggtagaaggcgaagatggcgatgaggacgattGCAGCAATGACGACGACCCTGTGGAGTCGCATGCCCTGCAGTACACCTCGCTGAGCCATATTGACTGGGTTCGATGCAGAGTATCGTAGCACGGTAATCGTCGTCGACGCTCGGCGGGACCGTGTTCGATGGAGACCGTTTCGAGATCTGTAATCGTTTTGTGCGACCGATATTGCAAGTACAAGCACCTTTTTGATCGCGCTCCTGAGAGTGTCCTTCTCTGATGTAGTCGGTGGTCTGCGAGTTTTTTGGGCTGTTGTTCTTGCTGTGGCCGAAACGATCGGGAAGCTTTGCTGATGTTTAGAAGTAGCAAGAAACAGAGCATATGGAAGCCGTTGCATGAGACAGAACAGCAAACACATGTGCCACTAGTCGCCATGCCGTCCAACATGCACAGCAGAACGGACCCCGACAGCCAGAAATCTGAGTGAAGCACGTGAAACTGGACGTGTTGTCTCGTGCTCCGGCAGATGCAGCATCCCCTGTTCATGGTAGCCTGTCTTCGATCTTTAGCAGCGAGAGAAGAAAGAAAGTAACAACGTTCGAGCGGATCGTGAATCTGTAACTGGAACAAGGGTAAAGAGAATGACGTTTATAACAGCCCTTGGCGAGCAGCGATTGTCGTCTCCTTCCGCGTCTGCTCGAAAGCGAGATCGCAAGCGCACAGCAGAGAGCGAAGAGTAACGCAGTATTGAAAGCAGAAGCAGAGAAGCAGCCACGATAGGAGCGGGCGCCACACCGGACGGTCGCCTACCCAGGCCCCTCAACACGTCGCTACGCTTCATAAACAATATGAAGACTGCTGTCAAGTCAGCCGACCTGTGTACCTTGGTAGACCTACGCCGAGAATGATGCTTGCCTGTCCGTTCGATCATCTATACATTCAGCGCCACGGCGCCCTCCCATCAATCGTACATGCGGCGTGTTGCCGCCCATTTTCCCGTCAAGAATATGTTTGTCTCAACACATCCGACTCCCTTGACCAGAGCAGAGAGCGAAAGCAAATGCTGAAACACCTTTCGCCAGAAGAATACATTTCGCGTCCGGTACGACTTGTGTATGGGTCCTGTTCCGCAATGCGCCTTGACTCCTGCAAGCGCCAGACGAAGAAAGGAGTGAGTGACCAAGTATTGTAGTGAATCCAGTCACAAAGGATATCAGAAAGTGGCGTCTTCTGCCTGCCGTCATCGTGTCCGCCGGACCAGCTGAGGCCGTCCCGGCTGCATCTCCCTCAGGCGGTCTAGTCCTTTCGAACATGATGGTTGTGGACGCAAATCGTGACCCTTGGGACGGAGAGCAGAGCCCTGTGGAATTTCGAAAACGCTTGTCGTTGTACGAAGCAATTTAGTAACTCTGAGGGAACTGGCTGGCGGGCTAGACATGAGAGGTGTTAGCATGTGAAGCTTCCTTATCATCTGGCAATGAAGAGGTAACTCACCGGGCTGTTCAGCATGCTCTGTCGTTTGTTTCGTCCTTTTTTGATGTGGCTCTTCAAAGCACTGGAGTCCAGCGGTTTCAGCAGCTCGAAAGAACACAGCAACTCGCCAGAAACGCTCATCACGGCGCCCCAATTATCAAATTCGCCACAGTACTGTGATGAGATTAGTCTCACAATCGTTGGTCAACGGTCTGACATGCATCGAATACTCACATTGGGAGCAGAGAAAACAGTGACCAGAATTCTCTCCTGGAAGAATTCGTAACCATCTTCAACAACCATATGCGCACGGCAaacgaggtcgaagtcgTGCTTTTGCAGAAATTCCATGATGACCTTCTTTCCGAAGCAATAGCTGACACCTCTTTCGTTCGCCTCCCAGTCTGCTTCCATATCCGCTGGATCGGACCAAAGCAGATCGTTGAGCAAGCCGTAGTCTGGCACATCCGTCGGTCGCGCAATGTTGCGGATGTCGTCCATGTGAGAGAGCGAGGGCGAAAGACCGCCGTGAACGCAGAAGATTTTCCCGGCCACAATGGCGGCAATGGGCAACGTGTTGAAGGTATCAACGAACGTCTTCCAGACCTTGACATTGCACCTTCGCTTGCATTCGTCGTAAAAGCCATAGACACGCGTGACGTTGGCGCACTCGTGGTTGccgcgaaggaggaagaagttcTCGGGGAATCGCAATTTGTAGCACAACAGCAGCAGAATCGTCTCCAAGCTCTGCTTGCCACGATCAACGTAGTCGCCGAGGAACAGGTAGTTGCTATTTGGAGGGAAGCCACACATCTCGAACATGCGAATCAAGTCGGTGTACTGGCCATGCACGTCGCCAACAATCTTCACTGGCGGCGAGAGCTCCAGCAGTGCCGGCTGTGACAAGAACAACTCCCGAGCAGCATTGCAGATGGCGGTAATTTCGGCATTTTTGAGGCACACGGTCTTGGTGACTTTCCCGGCATAACCAGCATCCACGAGACGCTTGATCATGTCATCCAGATCGGCGGTTTTCAGAGCACCTATTTCCATGTTACCGGGAGTGGAGTTGGATCGTACTTCGGGTGCTTCAGCAATGGCAAGCACTGCAGCGGCGCCTTGGCCTGTGGGAGCTGGCTTCTTAACCAGAATAGATTCCGTCGGCTCCTTGGTGTGCGTTTGGTGAATATTGCCTTGCGGCGGCGCGTCCGAGACTGCATCTATCTCGCCATTGCGTTGAGCTTCTGTCAGGTCGCTGTGACCAGCGCCAACGCTGGAGGACATGGTCGGCGAAGGTGGTGGCTGagcatcgtcctcctccgcgagGCTACCGCGACGAGGCGTCTCAGAGAAGGATGCGGAGCCTCGTGTTTGCCTCTGCGATGATCGACCGCTAGTCGCAGACTTGATGGATTGTGAATCGACCTTGTCTACACTTGTCGAAGAGGCGTCTCCTGGAAGATTGCTTGAAGATCCTCGCGGGCTGTCTGTAGAGCTTTTGCCGGGTATCTTTGTGCGAAGAGCTGTGCGAAATGAGCGAGATGACTCTTTTGTATCGGACTTGCTGAAGGAAGGGTAGGAGTCGAGGCTGGGTCCACTGGACGATTGTGATCCCTTTCCATCCTTCTCTTTGGAGGGCTGGTTACCCATGCTGGCGATCCCCTCTTGATGCGATGCCGGAGGCTACGCTGCGACGTGACGTGGTTCGGTGTGGCCTTGATGTGGTAAAAATGCGACCGTAGCGGTTGtgatgatggagatgagcGTCGATGCGATTGTCGAAGtatcgaggaggatggcacAGTCTCTCCAGGAATTCCAAGGCGGTGCGCGTCGGGGAGGAGTCGCTATCGATGTCGCATAGAAGCAGCAGCGATTGCGTCGGCGGGGACAGACTCGCGCCTGCGGTAGTGGGGTGTGGAGAAGCtgcggggaggaggagacaGTGCGGAGGCAGTGACGGCGGAGCGTGTCAGCGGCGGGAGGTGAAGTCGGAGTGAAACTGGGGGAAGTCGttcgtcgttgtcgatgCGTCaggatggaggtggtggttgtATATGCAGAACAGACAGCTGAAAGGCAGAACCGAATGGGGCCAAGAAGCTGGGTCGGTTTCGAGCTATACTCGTCAGTGTCTACATCACGCGGAGGGTCGCTTTTTGCACCGCGGCGCAGTTCTATCGCGAGACCGGAATGATCGAGAGCAGACTGACAGACAAAGACAAATCAAGGCGTACGTTCAGTCGTCAGGCAGGGATGTTGCTGTTCGGGGAACGCGTTCATGCGATGAGTCGCAGCCATGACAAGGAGAGCTGAGGTCCAGACCAGGGCCCACGTAAGCAAGCAGTTCGCAGATCCCCTTAGATAGCAGTGGCTTGGGAGTTCTATCGGATACAACAACCATGCCATGCCTCTGCATGAGCATGCTTGCACAAGGTACGACATTCACACAAAAAGTCACCAGGAGATGTGCACGCGGATAATCGTCCTGACCTATGCTGCTCATGGCCGCTGAATCTGTACATTCGATCACGACCTTGATCCTGTATCTATCTTACagttcctcttcctcccagtcctcctcgagctctGGATGGCCATAAATCCCAGCCCATATGCGATCCCATAACCCCTTCTTCTGCACCATGGCTAATACCAGCACGATTGGCAACTGCCAGACACTCGCCCAGAACAATGCCCTCGCGGAACCCTTCTCGCCGTTCAGCCTCCACATCCTGATCGCTTCCCGCAGCATCCACGCATTCGCAACACCGCTCGTCACGACAAACGCCCTGTCCGTGAGCTCATAGTAGCTCAATCCTGCGCAGATTGGGAACATGACCAGACTATACCTCAGCGACACTCGACATGCCATGGGCATGTTCGTAGACGTCAACATCTTGTAACCCGCGCCAGCGTACTCCTTCCGGACTCCGTACgacaaggcgaagaagtgCGGAAATTGCCACGCGAACAGCAGTCCTGCAATCAACCATCCTCCGATTGCCTGCTCTGTGAACAGCAGCTCCTGTGCCTCTTCCCATACACTGGTCGAGGACGCTTGCATCGCATTCTTGGTGCTGTACTGACTGGCAGCCGCACACCATCCCATGAGCGGAGGAATGGCTCCAACGATAGCCCCAATCCACGTGTTGACGGGATGTATTCGTTTCGAGAATGTGTAGGCAAACGCGTAGAGAGCGATGTTTCCGGCGCCCAGTATCGATGTCGTAGGATTGACTCCGTACCATAGCAGCCCAGACCCAACCATGCCCGTTGCAATGGCGAACACCAAAGCTGCTCGCTTGCTGACCAGTCCTCTTACCAGTGGCCTATTCTTTGTCCGACTCATCTTCGCATCGTGTTGTGGCTCGAAAAGCATATTCAAGGTATTCGCAGACGCAATACATGCGAATGTGCCGGTCGTGAGGAATAGCAGGGTGAGGGTACTGAGAGAAGGCGCATCGGTAACGGAAGTGCTCAGTAGAGCTGGGACCGGATAGATCGAGTATGATGCCGTGGTTGTGAGGACGATAAGAAAAGCCAGGCGTGGTTTCGTCAAGGCCAGGTAGGTGGAGAATAATCGCCGTAAAGACTTCTCCGGTGCGGCCGCTGCGTCATGTGATAGCGATGATGATGCATCTGGTGGTAAAGGAACATCTCCTGCCGCATCCAAAACACTTGCAGCCTCTTTTAATCGCTTCCGTCGGCGATGTGGTAGCTCCTCGATTGTGGGCGGTGCGCTCCCGTGCGAGTCTGCCGTGGCAGATTGAGTTGCGTCTCTGACTCCGTCTCTTGCTAATGCGACTTTCGAAAGCGTTCCTGATTTCGCTAATCTTTGTCCATGGAATGCATTGGCCCAGAAGAATCTCCTGTCCACCTCCTCATCTTTCAATGCGGCGATCTGCCTGGTCCGTATCGCGCGAGAGAATGGGCGTTTTTGAGATGCGTTCAAACGAGCGAGCCGGCTCGCGCATCGATGACATATCGAGGTGCCGTTCCAGGAGACCTGCACTGCCGTCAGTGGCAGGCGGAGGAGCATTGAGGGAGGTGTGCTGCGACATTCAGTTCATCATTGATCGTCGTCAAACAGTCAAATGATTGAAGTCAAACTTCCGGAGAGTCGGCGAATCATCACACGGGTAAAGCCGGGTTGCAGTACGATCACATTAAACAAGACCAGACAATTTGCAGTATACATTATTATGCCTGCGTGACAATACAAGGTCTCGGTAGGTATACACTTCGTAGTCTATACATTGTTCACGATCTGATTGCTGCCGCCAACCGCGTAATGAAGCTCATATCCGCCATGACCCTATCCCCAAGGACAGCGCTCAATGCACGTCCTTCATCCAGCATGCAGCACTTTCGAAGATCAAGTTTGAAAATACCATGTCTCTCGACTTGCACACGAGCCATTTGGTCTCTCAAGAACATTCGCCGAACTTCGCGCTTGGTCGCCGGCCAGATCGCTTTAAGGCTGCCCAAGACACCTTTGGGGGTCGGATCCGGTTTGAACCTTCCGGCGAAGTAGTCCTCGGTCCACAGCATGGCGTTTTCTTTCGACACGCTCATGAAATTGAGATTTCT
Coding sequences:
- the MgPPZ1 gene encoding MgPPZ1,protein phosphatase 2A-like protein (serine threonine protein phosphatase 2A-like) is translated as MGNQPSKEKDGKGSQSSSGPSLDSYPSFSKSDTKESSRSFRTALRTKIPGKSSTDSPRGSSSNLPGDASSTSVDKVDSQSIKSATSGRSSQRQTRGSASFSETPRRGSLAEEDDAQPPPSPTMSSSVGAGHSDLTEAQRNGEIDAVSDAPPQGNIHQTHTKEPTESILVKKPAPTGQGAAAVLAIAEAPEVRSNSTPGNMEIGALKTADLDDMIKRLVDAGYAGKVTKTVCLKNAEITAICNAARELFLSQPALLELSPPVKIVGDVHGQYTDLIRMFEMCGFPPNSNYLFLGDYVDRGKQSLETILLLLCYKLRFPENFFLLRGNHECANVTRVYGFYDECKRRCNVKVWKTFVDTFNTLPIAAIVAGKIFCVHGGLSPSLSHMDDIRNIARPTDVPDYGLLNDLLWSDPADMEADWEANERGVSYCFGKKVIMEFLQKHDFDLVCRAHMVVEDGYEFFQERILVTVFSAPNYCGEFDNWGAVMSVSGELLCSFELLKPLDSSALKSHIKKGRNKRQSMLNSPPASQFPQSY